tattagttttttttttcagttattGTAAGGGCTAGATGTGGTAAATAATCATTGGTCTCTTGGGCTGTTCTTATTTTAGCTTATTTATGAAGATACATGTTAATTGAAGATAAGGTTCTTATTTGTTTCTAAGAAATTTTGTGTTTTTTCAGAAGTTGTATTGAAGGAAGTTTGTGCTGTGAGTAGAAGTGCTAATTTATATCtgttctgatttttttttattcaaacaaAGAATAATTTGGActtcaatttatatttaatatcatGTTTCCTCTGTTTTATCAGTTCTATTTCTGTTCGTTGGATTTTTTTTCCGTATTGGACTATGTTATTGGAGCTTTTTCCATGGTTTTATCTTATGAATATATCATAAATAGGAACTTTTCGTCATGGCAGATCTTGGTGGTGTAATCAAGATGCAGTCTGGTGAAGCCCCTGCTTCAATGGAAGTAGAAGCAATTCCAAATGGATCAGGGACACAATCTGGGTCTTTGCCATCTAAGCCAAAGTTTGAGCCTTTGAAGGCTCATGAGATGTCTGATGGTCGAGTTCAGTTCAGAAAGGTTTCTGTTCCACCACATAGGTATTCGCCACTCAAGAAAGCATGGATGGAAATATACACTCCAATATATGAGCAGATGAAGATTGATATCCGTATGAACCTCAAAGCTAGAAAGGTTGAATTAAAAACTAGACCAGATACACCTGATATCAGCAACCTGCAGAAGTGTGCAGATtttgttcatgctttcatgttgGGTTTTGATGTTATAGATGCTATTGCTCTTCTCCGATTGGATGAACTATATGTGGAATCTTTTGAAATCAAAGATGTTAAAACtcttaggggtgagcatttatCTCGAGCCATTGGAAGATTATCAGGTAAAGGTGGCAAAACAAAGTTTGCTATTGAGAATGCCACAAAAACAAGGGTTGTGATTGCTGACACCAAGATCCACATATTAGGATCTTTTCAAAACATTAAAATCGCAAGGGATTCTCTCTGCAGCCTTATTCTAGGGTCCCCTGCTGGAAAGGTATACTCAAAGCTTAGACAAGTTTCTGCTAGACTGGCAGAGAGGTTTTGATCTTTTTATTCATGTTATTTTGAGACTGTAGTTAGCTCCACACTGGGATCTGTTATGCTGAGTGGGAATTTGTGATTGTAACTTGGCTTGAATTTTCTTTAAGCGGCAAAGATGTTTCATTATAAAGGATATGaatataattcatttttataagaAACCTTGTTGTAAGCTGCAAAAAAGCATTCTTTATTAGAATATGAATATCATACATTTTTATGTGTTATTTATTGGGTGATGATAATGGATTTAACTGCATGGCCATTTTTCAGATCATTTGTTGTTGAAACATTGTTGCTTGTTGGCTTTCCTTGTGCTCATTTGAATTTTAACAAATAGAGAAAAGCCATTATTTGTGATTCATGACCCTAATGGACAATAGACTTATGCAGGGGCCTCTAAACAGAATGTTGTGACATCATCTTGATTTGAAAAACTCTGAACAATGTCATGAAATTTGCATTGTATACTTTATCCTATGCTTAATTTATTCAACTGTGTATTTATTAGAGCAAACCATTAAACACTTCATCCTATgcttaatttattcaattggaGTATTTATTAGAGCAAACCATCTGGATTAACCTTAGTTTTATAGAACTTGTATCTAATTGCAGTGAATACAACACTTGTTCACTTATTTCTCTCTATTGCTATGACATTATTTGAGAAGTTGGAGTTTCTTCAATTGATCATCATTCTAGAAGTATTTGTTGTCACTGCAATCGGAAATAAGTTGTCCTAAAACTACATGAGAGGTTGCAGATGTTGCCCTGCATCAATACATTACTGTTCGTGTTAGTCATTTGGAAACCAACAAAtgcttgctccttggtagagCTCAGAGTCTCACCCAAGGGCCAATTGCCAAAGCACCAGAACAGAGCAGCTATATCCTACCAGTTTGACTCCAATTCCACAATGTTAAGCTTTCTGGAAAGTAGTTGCTTGGTAAGCTGCTCAAAGTAAAAAAGTTAATGAGATGATGGCCACAAATGTATGTAGAAACTGATCAAATTGACCATTGGACTTTGGAAGAGAAGTTTGAGCCAACTGGTCAACTTGATTTGATAATGAACAACTTGAGCCTATTAAAGTAGGAAATAGTCAGCAACTTGACATCTCTACAAACACCTTGTGCAcaaattctttctttttcctctgCCTTAATATTTCCAATTTCATTTCCACTAGAATTACAGAAGCATCATAGCTGGAGTGCTGGACTTCTAATCATGGTTTCCGAAATATTGCAAGTTTTAGAGTCTTCACAATTGACGCAATTCTCTTGTTTCTTTATAAAAAACGCAATAAATCCTAGTAGTGCG
The genomic region above belongs to Manihot esculenta cultivar AM560-2 chromosome 3, M.esculenta_v8, whole genome shotgun sequence and contains:
- the LOC110610422 gene encoding RNA-binding protein pno1 isoform X1 — its product is MADLGGVIKMQSGEAPASMEVEAIPNGSGTQSGSLPSKPKFEPLKAHEMSDGRVQFRKVSVPPHRYSPLKKAWMEIYTPIYEQMKIDIRMNLKARKVELKTRPDTPDISNLQKCADFVHAFMLGFDVIDAIALLRLDELYVESFEIKDVKTLRGEHLSRAIGRLSGKGGKTKFAIENATKTRVVIADTKIHILGSFQNIKIARDSLCSLILGSPAGKVYSKLRQVSARLAERF
- the LOC110610422 gene encoding RNA-binding protein pno1 isoform X2; this translates as MQSGEAPASMEVEAIPNGSGTQSGSLPSKPKFEPLKAHEMSDGRVQFRKVSVPPHRYSPLKKAWMEIYTPIYEQMKIDIRMNLKARKVELKTRPDTPDISNLQKCADFVHAFMLGFDVIDAIALLRLDELYVESFEIKDVKTLRGEHLSRAIGRLSGKGGKTKFAIENATKTRVVIADTKIHILGSFQNIKIARDSLCSLILGSPAGKVYSKLRQVSARLAERF